A genomic stretch from Hydrogenimonas urashimensis includes:
- a CDS encoding ribonuclease R family protein translates to MRAFLTRIARGALKRDIEKENLPLLEELIREQIVKESDDGRVVLDSKYRAGTLDLLPSGTAFLELIGARGKDLLIPPEHLHGAKNGDYVIVRRLFGKAGRPSAKVIKIVQPAFIYGIGYIKRTESGLEPMHIKTDLPMELASDTSGLVEHTVFQVDNRTSKILQILGNLDDPTIDEKISLAIFNKQERFSDEAEREAKAWGDEVDAALYPDRADLRHLPFCTIDPVDAKDFDDAIYWDVKNHTLYVAIADVSHYVTPDCAIDKEAKRRGFSIYFPHKSIPMLPRTLSENICSLKPRVDRLAYVCRLELDPESLEVKSHRFFEAIINSKRRYNYDEIDDYLQNGFAGAPEEDRETLAFIFPLKSVTDRLREKRLKKGYDFRSTEVRMTLDDNQNLVTTRLEESTPSHALIEDCMLLANKAAAEHFDIGIFRVHEPPTPERIEKLVDELGKIGIYAETPAEDFHALVLELQKEARTKGVEPYVDQLLIQTQKQAAYSHENVGHFGLGFERYTHFTSPIRRYSDLTLHRLLKAIFSHDEKRREYILRNIEPLCIKISELEREATRVEWDFMARKYARWADAHRDETLHAVVVETAQIPAATTDRKILGMRIFCDKSDLLLFDRIEAKVNIVHLAQAKIFVLVEKATHLLEDHGSE, encoded by the coding sequence ATGAGAGCATTTCTGACGCGAATCGCCAGAGGAGCTTTAAAAAGGGATATCGAAAAGGAGAACCTGCCCCTTCTTGAAGAGCTGATTCGCGAGCAGATCGTCAAAGAGAGCGACGACGGACGGGTCGTGCTCGACTCGAAATACCGCGCCGGCACACTCGATCTCCTCCCATCCGGCACCGCGTTTTTGGAACTGATCGGGGCCAGGGGAAAAGACCTTCTCATCCCGCCGGAACATCTCCATGGCGCGAAAAACGGCGACTACGTCATCGTTCGCCGGCTTTTCGGAAAGGCGGGACGCCCTTCGGCCAAAGTGATCAAAATCGTTCAGCCCGCTTTCATCTACGGTATCGGCTACATCAAACGGACCGAATCGGGCCTGGAGCCCATGCACATCAAAACCGATCTGCCGATGGAGTTGGCAAGCGACACATCTGGCCTGGTGGAACATACGGTCTTCCAGGTGGACAATCGGACATCGAAGATTCTGCAGATTCTTGGCAATCTTGACGATCCGACGATCGACGAAAAAATATCCCTGGCCATTTTCAACAAACAGGAACGTTTCAGCGACGAGGCGGAAAGAGAAGCCAAAGCCTGGGGCGACGAGGTCGATGCGGCGCTCTATCCCGACAGGGCCGATCTGCGTCATCTTCCATTCTGCACCATCGATCCCGTCGATGCCAAAGATTTCGACGACGCCATCTACTGGGATGTGAAAAACCACACCCTCTATGTGGCCATCGCCGACGTCAGCCACTACGTCACGCCCGACTGCGCCATCGACAAAGAGGCGAAGCGGCGCGGTTTTTCGATCTACTTTCCCCACAAATCGATTCCGATGCTGCCGCGGACGCTGAGCGAAAACATCTGCTCGCTCAAACCCCGTGTGGACCGCCTCGCCTATGTCTGCCGTCTCGAACTCGACCCGGAGAGTCTCGAAGTGAAGAGCCACCGGTTTTTCGAAGCGATCATCAATTCGAAACGGCGCTACAACTACGACGAGATCGACGACTACCTTCAAAACGGCTTCGCCGGTGCCCCCGAAGAAGACAGAGAGACCCTTGCGTTCATATTTCCCCTGAAATCCGTGACCGACCGGCTGAGGGAAAAACGCCTGAAAAAAGGATACGACTTCCGCTCCACCGAAGTGCGCATGACCCTGGACGACAACCAGAATCTCGTCACCACACGTCTTGAGGAGTCGACCCCCTCCCACGCGCTGATCGAAGATTGTATGCTGCTGGCCAACAAGGCGGCGGCGGAACATTTCGATATCGGCATTTTCCGCGTCCACGAACCCCCCACTCCCGAACGGATAGAGAAACTCGTGGACGAACTCGGCAAAATCGGCATCTACGCCGAAACGCCCGCAGAGGATTTCCACGCCCTCGTTCTCGAACTTCAGAAAGAGGCCAGAACCAAAGGGGTAGAACCCTACGTGGACCAGCTCCTCATACAGACGCAGAAACAGGCGGCCTACAGCCACGAAAACGTGGGCCATTTCGGCCTGGGATTCGAACGCTATACCCACTTCACATCCCCGATCCGACGCTACAGCGACCTGACACTGCACAGACTTCTCAAGGCGATATTCTCCCACGATGAGAAGAGACGGGAGTACATTCTGCGCAACATCGAACCGCTTTGCATCAAAATCAGCGAACTGGAGCGGGAAGCGACGCGGGTGGAGTGGGACTTCATGGCCCGCAAATATGCCCGGTGGGCCGACGCCCACCGCGATGAGACCCTCCACGCCGTCGTTGTCGAAACCGCCCAGATACCGGCGGCGACGACCGACCGCAAGATCCTTGGCATGCGCATCTTCTGCGACAAGAGCGATCTTCTTCTTTTTGACCGCATCGAAGCGAAAGTCAACATCGTCCACCTTGCCCAGGCGAAGATTTTCGTCCTGGTGGAAAAAGCGACCCATCTGTTGGAAGACCACGGCAGTGAGTGA
- the rpsF gene encoding 30S ribosomal protein S6, whose translation MTRHYETLFVVKPTLTEEEIKSQIDTIKSILEKNGAQIAGEFDWGMRKLAYEIEKNQRGYYYVIYYTAPSSLIKELERNFRYNEEIIRFMNVKYENKKEINAWQNLVNKAGAVSAKKAEAAQAAETAGETA comes from the coding sequence ATGACACGACATTACGAGACACTCTTCGTCGTCAAACCGACACTGACGGAAGAAGAGATCAAATCGCAGATCGACACCATCAAGTCGATTCTGGAAAAAAACGGTGCCCAGATCGCCGGCGAATTCGACTGGGGCATGCGAAAGCTCGCCTACGAGATCGAAAAGAACCAGCGCGGCTACTACTACGTTATTTACTACACGGCTCCAAGCAGCCTCATCAAAGAACTCGAGAGAAATTTTCGCTACAATGAAGAGATTATCCGCTTCATGAATGTGAAATACGAAAACAAAAAAGAGATCAACGCATGGCAGAATCTCGTCAACAAAGCAGGCGCTGTGAGCGCGAAAAAAGCGGAAGCCGCACAAGCGGCCGAAACTGCAGGCGAAACTGCATAA
- a CDS encoding class II 3-deoxy-7-phosphoheptulonate synthase, whose product MSTWSPSSWRDFPIKQQPVYKDPEAVKKVEEELAKFPPLIFAEEARSLQDKLADVSRGEAFLLQGGDCAESFNAFNADTIKNLFKVLMQMAVVMTYSSGKPVVKVGRIAGQFAKPRSSDFEAKGDVKLPSYRGDIVNDADFEAQAREPKPEKLIKAYYQSAATLNLLRAFARGGMADLTKVHTWNLDFVKGKALGKRYEELAEKITQAMDFIAACGITPENTPQLHETVLYTSHEALLLGYEEAMTRIDSLTGDWYDCSAHMLWIGDRTRNLDGAHIEFFRGIKNPVGVKVGPSMQADELIELIDRLNPKNSPGRLTLIVRMGADKVEELFPPLLRRITAEGKNVVWSCDPMHGNTIKTDTGIKTREFHNILAEVKKFFQIHKAEGTIAGGLHLEMTGEDVTECTGSQSCNITVDTLADRYHTQCDPRLNANQSLEMAFMVSEFFKDLHK is encoded by the coding sequence ATGAGTACGTGGAGCCCCTCAAGCTGGAGAGATTTTCCGATCAAACAGCAACCCGTCTACAAGGACCCCGAAGCGGTCAAAAAAGTAGAGGAAGAACTTGCTAAGTTTCCCCCGCTGATCTTTGCCGAAGAGGCGAGAAGTCTTCAGGACAAACTGGCCGATGTCAGCCGGGGCGAAGCGTTTCTTCTTCAAGGAGGCGACTGCGCGGAGAGTTTCAACGCTTTCAACGCCGACACGATCAAAAACCTGTTCAAAGTCCTGATGCAGATGGCGGTCGTCATGACCTATTCGAGCGGGAAGCCGGTTGTCAAAGTGGGACGCATCGCCGGGCAGTTCGCCAAACCGCGCAGTTCCGATTTCGAAGCCAAAGGGGATGTCAAGCTTCCGAGCTACCGTGGCGACATCGTCAACGATGCCGATTTCGAAGCCCAGGCGCGGGAACCCAAACCGGAAAAACTGATCAAAGCCTACTACCAGTCGGCGGCGACGTTGAACCTGCTGCGTGCTTTCGCCCGCGGCGGCATGGCCGACCTGACGAAGGTACACACCTGGAACCTCGATTTCGTCAAGGGCAAAGCCCTCGGCAAACGCTACGAAGAGCTCGCCGAAAAGATCACCCAGGCGATGGATTTCATCGCCGCCTGCGGCATCACGCCCGAAAACACGCCGCAGTTGCACGAAACGGTTCTTTATACCTCCCACGAAGCGCTGCTACTGGGCTACGAAGAGGCGATGACACGCATCGACTCGCTGACAGGCGACTGGTACGACTGTTCGGCGCACATGCTCTGGATCGGTGACAGAACCCGCAATCTGGACGGTGCGCATATCGAATTTTTCCGAGGCATCAAAAATCCTGTCGGGGTCAAAGTGGGACCGAGCATGCAAGCCGACGAGCTGATCGAACTGATCGACAGGCTGAATCCGAAAAACAGTCCGGGCCGCCTGACACTGATCGTGCGCATGGGCGCCGACAAGGTCGAAGAGCTCTTTCCCCCGCTCCTGCGGCGCATCACGGCCGAAGGCAAAAATGTCGTCTGGAGCTGCGACCCGATGCACGGCAACACGATCAAAACCGACACGGGCATCAAAACCCGCGAATTCCACAACATTCTGGCCGAAGTGAAGAAATTTTTCCAGATTCACAAAGCGGAAGGAACCATCGCCGGCGGGCTTCATCTGGAAATGACAGGTGAGGATGTGACCGAGTGTACAGGCAGCCAGAGCTGCAACATCACCGTCGACACCCTTGCAGACCGCTACCATACCCAGTGCGACCCGCGCCTGAATGCCAACCAGTCCCTCGAGATGGCATTCATGGTTTCCGAATTTTTCAAAGATCTCCACAAATAG
- a CDS encoding class I SAM-dependent methyltransferase — translation MGLELYAKIEELLGFEDEIESLYEFYIGILRSWQPASLVDIGCGGGAFLLKAADALSLKRAYGIDLSETMVEKARSAGVEADAMDVCDVESRFDAATAVFDVLNYLDKEELAKFLGCVRSVLVPGGIFVGDINTRFGFEEIAPGSLVRSDERRCLALDSRFEGERLETVIDYFERSGEQCYKRERDRVVQYYHDIESLASACEGLELIQTFPLTMYADEPDKEVLLFKRV, via the coding sequence GTGGGGCTTGAACTCTACGCGAAAATCGAGGAGCTGCTCGGTTTCGAGGATGAGATCGAAAGTCTCTACGAATTTTACATCGGTATTCTCCGAAGCTGGCAGCCCGCCTCCCTCGTCGATATCGGATGCGGCGGCGGAGCGTTCCTTCTCAAGGCTGCGGATGCGCTCTCCCTGAAGCGGGCCTACGGCATCGATCTGAGCGAAACGATGGTCGAAAAAGCCAGAAGCGCGGGGGTTGAAGCCGATGCCATGGATGTGTGCGATGTTGAGTCGCGCTTTGATGCGGCCACCGCCGTATTCGATGTTCTGAACTACCTTGACAAAGAGGAGCTTGCGAAATTTCTGGGCTGTGTCCGCAGCGTTCTCGTGCCCGGTGGCATTTTTGTCGGCGATATCAATACGCGTTTCGGTTTCGAAGAGATAGCGCCCGGATCGCTGGTACGATCGGACGAGAGGAGATGTCTGGCGCTCGATTCGCGTTTTGAGGGGGAACGCCTCGAGACGGTCATCGACTATTTCGAACGAAGCGGCGAACAGTGCTACAAAAGAGAGCGCGACAGGGTGGTGCAGTACTATCACGATATCGAATCGCTCGCATCCGCGTGCGAAGGGCTCGAACTGATTCAGACATTTCCATTGACGATGTACGCGGACGAGCCCGACAAAGAGGTTCTGCTCTTTAAAAGAGTATGA
- the holA gene encoding DNA polymerase III subunit delta, with protein sequence MYKREFDQLLASGTIPKSLMLYGENDYYIDAYARRYIALTGAEDGMMKLYFDEYDFQAAKNYLGQSSLFGDLNLLFVKSDRKIPKKELTHLIDLAHRNPNNFFLFAYMGSDFKTMASAFSKKMEAEHVRFFPPNLREAAELLQQRARELDIRIDRYALEHLLMTLNLNLSMAMNELEKLAILEGPVGAKEIDEHVFSLAPMAMDTFLFSLFSRKPLSEIVPQLQQLGEDEFAILRAIQYFTTQLFMFHTYIKLHGAPDSSEILGYRLPKQLETQRAQLAVKIPLPLFEKIFDALAAGEIAIKTAGGSSQKETLLLSILIKIKSFLG encoded by the coding sequence ATGTATAAACGCGAATTCGACCAGCTTCTGGCTTCGGGAACCATCCCAAAATCCCTGATGCTCTATGGGGAGAACGACTACTACATCGACGCTTATGCCCGGCGTTACATCGCTCTGACGGGAGCGGAGGACGGGATGATGAAGCTCTATTTCGACGAATACGACTTCCAGGCGGCGAAAAACTACCTGGGGCAGAGCTCCCTCTTCGGAGACCTCAATCTCCTTTTCGTCAAGAGCGACAGGAAAATACCGAAAAAGGAGCTGACCCACCTCATCGACCTAGCCCATCGCAATCCCAACAACTTTTTTCTTTTCGCCTATATGGGAAGCGATTTCAAAACGATGGCATCCGCTTTCAGCAAAAAAATGGAAGCGGAGCATGTCCGTTTCTTTCCGCCGAACCTGCGGGAGGCGGCCGAATTACTCCAGCAGCGTGCCCGTGAACTCGATATACGCATCGACCGCTACGCTCTCGAACATCTATTGATGACTCTCAATCTCAACCTCTCCATGGCGATGAACGAGCTGGAAAAACTGGCCATCCTGGAGGGTCCCGTCGGAGCCAAGGAGATCGACGAGCATGTCTTCTCTCTCGCGCCGATGGCGATGGACACCTTTCTCTTCTCACTCTTTTCCAGGAAGCCGTTGAGCGAAATTGTACCCCAGCTTCAACAGCTCGGAGAGGACGAATTCGCCATACTCCGGGCGATTCAGTATTTCACGACCCAGCTTTTCATGTTCCACACCTATATCAAACTCCATGGCGCCCCCGACTCGTCGGAAATTCTGGGATACAGGCTGCCAAAACAGCTCGAGACACAGCGCGCGCAGCTCGCTGTCAAAATCCCCCTCCCTCTTTTTGAAAAGATATTCGATGCGCTCGCGGCGGGCGAAATCGCCATCAAGACCGCCGGGGGCTCCAGCCAGAAAGAGACACTCTTGTTGTCAATCTTAATAAAAATTAAATCTTTCTTAGGGTAA
- the hisG gene encoding ATP phosphoribosyltransferase — protein sequence MLTVALPKGRIAEETLEIFGTIFGDEFKFESRKLILEMGAFRFLLVRNQDVPTYVAHQAADIGVVGLDVIEEQGLDIVRLLDLGIGRCKVAVGIRNEEELDWSKPQMKVASKMVNITRNYFSKKAMGVEVIKLYGSIELAPLVGLADAIVDIVETGTTMRENGLKVAETIMESSAHLIANKHSFLAKKSEIMNLYTQMERVVRGA from the coding sequence GTGCTGACCGTTGCATTGCCCAAAGGCCGCATCGCCGAAGAGACACTGGAGATATTCGGAACGATCTTCGGCGACGAGTTCAAATTCGAATCCCGCAAACTGATTCTGGAGATGGGAGCGTTCCGTTTTCTGCTCGTACGCAACCAGGATGTTCCGACCTATGTGGCCCATCAGGCGGCCGATATCGGTGTCGTAGGGCTCGATGTGATTGAAGAGCAGGGGCTCGACATTGTCAGGCTGCTCGATCTTGGCATCGGCAGATGCAAGGTCGCCGTCGGCATCCGCAACGAAGAGGAACTCGACTGGAGCAAGCCGCAGATGAAAGTGGCTTCCAAAATGGTCAACATCACCCGCAACTATTTCAGCAAAAAAGCGATGGGGGTCGAAGTGATCAAACTCTATGGCTCCATCGAGCTTGCACCGCTCGTGGGACTGGCCGATGCCATTGTCGATATCGTCGAGACAGGCACGACGATGCGGGAAAACGGTTTGAAAGTGGCGGAGACGATCATGGAGTCGAGTGCCCATCTGATTGCCAACAAACACAGTTTCCTCGCGAAAAAGAGCGAAATCATGAACCTCTACACCCAGATGGAGAGAGTGGTTCGTGGGGCTTGA
- a CDS encoding single-stranded DNA-binding protein, which yields MFNKVILIGNLTRDVELRYLPSGQALAKCGIATNRRYKDASGNLKDETMFIDFTVWGRSAEVANQYLHKGSRVLIEGRLTLEQWTDQSGQKRSRHSVTVENLKMLDRKGENEGYAQQQGGYGDASQNYGTQPQQGYTPPPAQPAQQPPKPVQELPEIDIDEDDIPF from the coding sequence ATGTTCAACAAGGTCATCCTGATCGGCAACCTCACACGGGACGTGGAACTGCGTTATCTTCCCAGCGGACAGGCACTCGCGAAGTGCGGCATCGCCACCAACCGCCGCTACAAAGACGCAAGCGGCAACCTGAAAGACGAGACGATGTTCATCGATTTCACCGTCTGGGGCCGGTCGGCGGAGGTCGCCAACCAGTACCTTCACAAAGGCAGCCGCGTGCTGATCGAGGGGCGTCTGACCCTCGAACAGTGGACCGACCAGAGCGGCCAGAAACGCAGCCGCCACTCGGTCACGGTGGAAAACCTGAAGATGCTCGACAGAAAAGGCGAAAACGAAGGGTATGCACAGCAGCAGGGCGGCTACGGCGATGCGTCGCAAAACTACGGCACGCAGCCGCAGCAGGGGTATACGCCGCCGCCGGCCCAGCCCGCCCAACAGCCGCCCAAGCCGGTTCAGGAACTGCCCGAAATCGACATCGACGAAGACGATATCCCATTCTGA
- a CDS encoding type III pantothenate kinase, translating to MEPRDGMILCDIGNSRMHLYDGCRVEHLSHAEGLARYARQRVFFISVNESVRRKIGRLGLPWIDLSEKHLLKTAYKGLGIDREAACLGIEEGVVIDAGSAVTVDLMEEGRHLGGWIWPGLERMLGAYRSISDKLDVTLNPDVSLERLPLDTRDAVSFAMLGSIAALVAKHAKAKRVVVTGGDAAVIARTIPGAVIDETIVFKGMKKMIKDSEC from the coding sequence ATGGAGCCTCGTGACGGTATGATTCTCTGCGATATCGGCAACAGCCGGATGCATCTGTACGACGGCTGCCGTGTCGAGCATCTCTCCCATGCGGAAGGTCTGGCCCGATACGCACGACAGAGGGTCTTTTTCATCAGCGTCAACGAGAGCGTGCGACGGAAGATCGGGCGGCTCGGCCTTCCGTGGATCGATCTCTCCGAAAAGCATCTGCTGAAAACGGCGTACAAGGGACTCGGTATCGATCGTGAGGCGGCGTGTCTTGGCATCGAGGAGGGTGTCGTCATCGATGCGGGCAGTGCCGTGACGGTGGATCTGATGGAGGAGGGGAGGCATCTGGGCGGATGGATATGGCCCGGTTTGGAGAGGATGCTGGGCGCCTACCGATCCATTTCCGACAAACTCGATGTCACGCTGAATCCGGATGTCTCCCTGGAGCGTCTTCCACTCGATACGCGGGATGCTGTCAGTTTCGCCATGCTCGGTTCGATCGCGGCGCTGGTGGCCAAGCATGCGAAAGCAAAGAGAGTCGTGGTGACAGGTGGCGACGCGGCGGTTATCGCACGAACCATACCCGGTGCCGTCATCGATGAAACGATTGTGTTCAAAGGAATGAAAAAAATGATAAAGGATAGTGAGTGCTGA
- a CDS encoding type IV pilus twitching motility protein PilT, which translates to MSNVALDIRKLLKNVVAYKASDLHLVSRSEPQIRIDGRLVPLNLPKLEGEAIEQMCYSIITEKQKKSFEEHKELDFAIQIPEVGRFRANFYRTMGDVAAAFRVIPTHTPSLDDLEAPQVYKKLIQREKGLILVTGPTGSGKSTTLAAMLNEINMSERKHIITIEDPIEFVHENHQSLFSHRNIGTDTDSFATALKYALREDPDVILIGEMRDKETIAAALTAAETGHLVFGTVHTNSAAQTVNRIIDVFSGDEQPQIRAQLSTSLVAVISQALLPKIGGGRIAVPEILISNPAIANLIREDKVHQIYSQMQLGQGESGMQTQTQVMVKLVKGHIIEKSEALRFSTRPDELLKALQHG; encoded by the coding sequence ATGAGCAATGTCGCACTCGATATCCGAAAACTTCTGAAAAATGTCGTCGCCTACAAAGCGAGCGACCTGCACCTCGTCAGCCGCAGCGAACCGCAGATCCGTATCGACGGACGGCTCGTGCCCCTGAACCTTCCGAAACTCGAGGGGGAGGCGATCGAGCAGATGTGCTACTCGATCATCACCGAGAAGCAGAAAAAGTCGTTCGAAGAGCACAAAGAGCTCGACTTCGCGATCCAGATTCCCGAAGTGGGCCGGTTCCGTGCCAACTTCTACCGAACCATGGGTGACGTTGCGGCGGCGTTCCGTGTCATTCCGACCCATACCCCCAGCCTCGACGATCTCGAAGCGCCCCAGGTTTACAAAAAACTGATCCAGCGCGAAAAGGGACTGATCCTGGTAACCGGCCCGACAGGAAGCGGTAAGTCGACGACCCTCGCCGCCATGCTCAACGAAATCAACATGAGTGAACGCAAACATATCATCACGATCGAAGATCCCATCGAATTCGTTCACGAGAACCACCAGTCGCTCTTCTCCCACAGGAACATCGGAACCGACACCGACTCTTTCGCCACGGCGCTCAAATATGCCCTCCGTGAAGACCCCGACGTCATCCTGATCGGCGAGATGCGGGACAAAGAGACGATCGCGGCGGCTCTGACGGCGGCGGAAACGGGCCACCTCGTCTTCGGTACGGTCCATACCAATTCGGCGGCACAGACCGTCAACCGTATCATCGACGTTTTCAGCGGGGACGAACAGCCCCAGATCCGGGCCCAGCTCTCCACCTCTCTCGTGGCGGTCATTTCCCAGGCGCTCCTGCCCAAGATCGGGGGCGGACGTATCGCGGTTCCCGAAATTCTCATCAGCAACCCCGCCATCGCCAACCTGATCCGCGAAGATAAGGTGCACCAGATCTACAGCCAGATGCAGCTTGGCCAGGGCGAAAGCGGCATGCAGACCCAGACGCAGGTAATGGTCAAGCTTGTCAAAGGCCACATCATCGAAAAGAGCGAAGCGCTCCGCTTCTCGACCCGTCCCGACGAACTCCTCAAAGCGCTCCAGCACGGCTGA
- the gatC gene encoding Asp-tRNA(Asn)/Glu-tRNA(Gln) amidotransferase subunit GatC — MKFDDAMLQRLEKLSMLKIEEAKRAEMITELEKIVGFVEILSELDTEGLDPSFSTLEGGTPMREDTPDENPQIREIIIENAPKAKDDYFVVPAIIE, encoded by the coding sequence ATGAAATTTGACGATGCGATGCTGCAGCGCCTCGAAAAACTCTCGATGCTGAAAATCGAAGAGGCAAAACGCGCGGAGATGATTACAGAACTCGAAAAGATCGTCGGATTTGTCGAAATCCTGAGCGAACTCGACACCGAGGGGCTCGATCCCTCTTTCAGCACTCTCGAAGGCGGCACGCCGATGCGCGAAGACACGCCGGATGAGAATCCGCAAATCCGCGAAATCATTATCGAAAACGCGCCGAAAGCGAAAGACGACTACTTCGTCGTTCCCGCTATCATCGAATAG
- a CDS encoding arsenate reductase family protein: MVTLYGIKNCDSVRKAVKFLKSNNIDYELVDFRERPVECDTIDRWLRHVPIDTLLNRRGTTYRTLGLRELGPDDGEKKAWLCKENMLIKRPVAETDDGRVVVGFNESNYKELFL; encoded by the coding sequence ATGGTCACTCTTTACGGAATCAAAAACTGCGATTCGGTTCGCAAAGCGGTGAAATTTCTCAAAAGCAATAACATCGATTACGAATTGGTCGATTTTAGGGAAAGACCCGTTGAATGCGACACGATCGACCGATGGCTTCGTCACGTTCCCATCGACACCCTTCTCAACCGGCGCGGCACGACCTACCGTACTCTCGGGCTCAGGGAGTTGGGGCCGGACGATGGGGAGAAAAAAGCGTGGCTCTGCAAAGAGAACATGCTGATAAAGCGTCCCGTCGCGGAGACCGACGACGGCAGGGTCGTCGTGGGCTTCAACGAATCCAACTACAAGGAGCTCTTTTTATGA
- the rpsR gene encoding 30S ribosomal protein S18, giving the protein MAERRKYSKRYCKYCEAKVEFIDYKDLPSIKASLSERYKIMPRRLTGNCKRHQEMVEKAIKRARAAALVPYVVDHKRVIPNPFEEIK; this is encoded by the coding sequence ATGGCTGAAAGAAGAAAATACTCCAAACGATACTGCAAATACTGCGAAGCGAAAGTCGAGTTCATCGACTACAAAGACCTTCCAAGCATCAAAGCCTCTCTTTCGGAGCGCTACAAAATCATGCCGCGCCGCCTGACAGGCAACTGCAAACGCCATCAGGAAATGGTCGAAAAGGCGATCAAACGTGCCCGTGCCGCGGCACTCGTGCCCTATGTCGTCGACCATAAGCGCGTCATTCCCAATCCTTTCGAAGAGATCAAATAA
- a CDS encoding endonuclease V produces the protein MILAVDVAYRKNRACAAGVAFEAFEEKEPAAFYRSVSPIQSPYVPGAFYRRELPPILHLIERHRLHPDCVVIDGYVFLDGKSRWGLGAYLYEHFHEETAVIGVAKSRFASLPDGYELYRGGSRRPLYITAAGIDLKRAKDAVTSMEGEGRIPKFLKLADRLAKELCERL, from the coding sequence ATGATCCTCGCCGTCGATGTCGCGTACCGGAAGAATCGAGCCTGCGCCGCAGGTGTGGCGTTCGAGGCCTTCGAAGAGAAGGAGCCCGCCGCCTTCTATCGGAGTGTCTCCCCGATTCAAAGCCCCTATGTGCCCGGCGCCTTCTACCGCCGTGAACTTCCTCCCATTCTTCACCTGATCGAAAGGCATCGATTGCATCCGGATTGCGTTGTCATCGACGGATACGTCTTTCTGGACGGAAAGAGCCGGTGGGGACTGGGTGCCTATCTCTATGAACATTTTCACGAAGAGACCGCTGTGATCGGGGTCGCGAAAAGCAGGTTCGCCTCGCTGCCGGACGGGTACGAGCTCTATCGGGGCGGCAGCAGGCGCCCTCTTTATATCACGGCGGCCGGGATCGATCTGAAACGTGCGAAAGATGCGGTCACCTCGATGGAGGGAGAGGGCCGCATCCCGAAATTTCTGAAGCTGGCCGACAGGCTGGCCAAGGAACTTTGCGAAAGGTTATGA